GGGTCGAGGTGTTCGTCGTCATCGCCGACCACCAGGTCACCACCGACCGGGACGACCCGGGTGACGTCCGCGGGGCGGTGCGGGACCTGCTGCTCGACAACCTCGCCGCGGGCCTGGAACCGGGCCCGGCCGAGCGCGGCGGGGCGGCGGTGTTCGTCCACAGCGCGGTCCCGGCGCTGCACCAGGTGTTCGTGCTGCTGCTCGGGCTCGTCACCGAGGCCGAGCTCCGGCGCAACCCCACGGTCAAGGCCGAGGCGGCCGCCGCCCGCGCCCGCCCGGGGGGTCACCGGGCGGTCAGCGGTCTCCTGCTCACCTACCCCGTGCACCAGGCCGCCGACGTCCTGTCCTGCCGCGGCACGCTCGTCCCCGTCGGGCAGGACCAGCTGCCGCACCTGGAGATCGCGCGCACCGTCGCGCGGCGGTGCAACGAGCGGTTCGGCGGCGGGGGGCCGGTGCTGGTCGAACCCGAGCCCCTGCTGTCGCCCGTCCCGCTCCTGGCCGGCACCGACGGGCGGAAGATGAGCAAGAGCGCGGGGAACTCGATCGCCCTGCGCGCGAGCGAGGACGAGACGGCGCGGCTGGTCCGCTCGGCGCGGACGGACGCCGAACGCCGGATCACGTTCGAGCCGGACCGCCGCCCGGAGGTCGCCGCTCTGCTGGTCACGGCCGCCGCCTGCTCGGGCGCGACCCCGGAGGCCGTCGCCGAGGAGGTCGGCGACGGCGGTGCGGTGCGGCTCAAGGCGGTGGTCACCGAGGCCGTCAACGAGCACCTGCGACCGCTGCGGCGGCGCCGCCGGGAACTGGAGGGAGCCGACGACCACCTCCGGTCGGTGCTGGCCGCCGGGGCGGAACGGGCGAACGAGGCGGCCGGGGGGACGGTGGCGCGGGTGCTGGAGGCGATGGGCCTGGGGGTGTGACTCCCGCACGACCCCCGGGTGGCTCCTCCTGGGGGCGCTGTCCACGACCGCGGGTCCCCCGGGCGGTCCCCGCGGCCCGAGGGCCCGGGGCGGTGCGCGACGATGCGCAGGACATGTCGATCCCCCCTCCCGGTCCCGCCCCGGCCGTCGTCCCCCGCCGCACCGTCGTCCTCCTGCTCGCCGGGCTGCTGCTCGTGGCGTGCGCGATGCGCTCGCCGATCACCGGGGTCGGGTCCGTGCTGCCGCTCGTCTCCGACGACCTGGGCCTGTCGGCGGCGGCGGCCGGGGCGCTGACCTCGCTGCCCCTGGTCGCCTTCGCGGCGAGCTCGCTCGTCGTCCCGAAGGTCGCGGCGCGGCTGGGCGCCCGGACCACGCTCGTGCTCGCGATGTTCCTGCTGACGGCCGGATCGGCCCTGCGCTGGGTGCCGGGCGTCGCCCCGCTGTTCGCCGGGACGGCGCTGCTCGGCATCGCCATCGCCGTGGCGAACGTCCTCATGCCCGCCCTCGTCCGCGCGGAGTTCCCCGGCCGCACCGCCCTCCTGACCAGTGGCTACGTCGTGCTCATGCAGGTCGTCGGCAGCCTCGCCTCCGGCGTCTCGGTCCCGGTGTCCCAGACCGTCGCCGGCGGGTGGCGGACCGCGCTCGTCGTGTGGGCGGCCCCCGCCCTCCTCGCGGCCCTGCTGTGGCTGCCGCTGGTCCGCGGTCGCCGGGGCGCCGGGGCGGTGCAGGCGCACGCGCGCACGCCCTGGCGCTCCCCGCTGGCCTGGGCGGTGACGGCGTTCATGGGGACGCAGTCGATGCTCTTCTACGTCCTGCTGTCCTGGCTCGCCACGATCGCGCGGGACCGCTCGGGGCTGGACGCGACGGCGTCCGGCGTCCTGCTGTCCGAGCTGCAGGTCGTCGGCGTCGTGGGCTCGCTGCTGGTCCCCGCGATCGCCGGCCGGTCCGTGCACCGGACGCGGTGGGTCGCCGTGGCGGCCACGCTGTGCTCGGCCACGGGGATCCTGCTGCTGCTGCTCGCGCCGGCGGCCGCGGTGGCCGCGGTCGGCCTCGTGGGGCTGGGCGGCGGCGGGTCGGTCGTGCTGGCCCTGGCCGCGATCTCCGCGCGGGCCGCGGACGCGCCCACCGCGGCGGCGCTGTCGGGCATGGCGCAGGCCGTCGGCTACCTCGCGGCCGCCGTCGGGCCGGTCGCCTTCGGCGCCCTGCACTCGGCGACGGGGGACTGGACGGTGCCGCTGGCGGCGCTGGTCGCCGTCGCGCTCGTGCAGCTCGTCCCGGCCTGGACGGCCCACCGGGACGCCACGGTCTGACCCGCTCAGTGCTGGACGGACTCGTCGGTCAGCTCGAACCACACCGTCTTGCCGAGGGGGCCCACCGCGAGGTCGGTGCCCCAGCGGGTCGAGAGCATCTCCACCATCGCCATCCCGCGACCGCTCTCGGCGTCCGTCCGCTGCGCCCCGATGAGGGGCATCCCGCCGCCGTCGTCGGAGACCTCCACGCGCAGCGAGGTGCCGTCGACGCGGCGGACGGCGAGCTGGACCATGCCGTCGCCGTGCACGACGGCGTTCGTGACGACCTCGCTGGCCAGCAGCAGCGCGGCCTCGACGGTGTCCTCGCCGAGCTCGGAGGAGGCCACCCACGGTGCGCACCACTCGCTGATGAGCCAGCGCGCCACGCTGACGGAGCGGCGGCTGGGGGGGAGGACCACGTGGAACAACGGTCCTCGACCTCCCCGACTGCGATCCGTACACCGCGGCTCCTCCGCGGCGTGCACCACTCTCGCGTGTGAGCACAGTCATCGACGCGTGACTCACAGTCAATCACTCGGGTCGCCTCTTGTCCGCACGCAGGCGGATCCCGGCACCCGCCCCGCCCGTCCCAGAGGTCACACCGGCAGCTGCACCCCCGCCACCTCCAGCACCGTCAGGACGGCCAGGACGGCGCACACGACACCGCCGACCCGGCTCACCGCGGCGACGCTGAGCCGGCGCACGATCGTGCCGCCGAGCGCCGCCGCCAGGCCGGCCACGACGAGCAGCGCCGCCCACGAGCCGGCGAACACCGAGACCGGGTCGTCGTAGCGCGCGGCCAGTCCGGCCGTGAACAGCTGCGACAGGTCGCCCCACTCGGCGAGGAAGACCACGCCGAAGCACGTCAGGACCCCGCGCCGGCCCGACCGGCCGCCGCCCACCTTCGCCTCGTACTCGCCGCGGGCCTCCCGCCCCGCCTGCTCCGCCTTCGCCGCCCCCCGGAACAGCGTCACCGCGCCCACCGCGAACAGCACGGCGGCCACGGCCGCGACCGGGCGTTCGGGCAGCTGGGCCAGCAGCCGGCCGGCCACGACGGCGATGAGGGACTGCACCGCGAAGGCCAGACCGACCCCCACCCAGGCGGTGAGGGGCTTGAAGCGGGTGGCGAGCACCAGCGTGGCGACGAAGGTCTTGTCGGGCAGCTCCAGCAGCAGGATCGGCAGGAAGCTGGCGGCCAGGACGGCGAGGTCCACGGTGGGTGCGGCTCCTTCACGGCGGGACGGGACGGGCGCGTCGGTGGGCCGCGGGCCATGCCAGCACACCCGGTGCGGGCCGCGACAGCTCCAGCACTCGCCTTCGGCGGGCCGAACACCTGGTTCGGCCGCACCGGGTGCCCCAGACTGGCCGCGTGCCGGAGCTGCCCGAGGTCGAAGCGCTCGCCGCCTTCCTGCGCGAGCGCACGGCAGGTCGCGTCGTCGCGGGGGTCGAGGTCGGGGCGGTCAGCGTGCTCAAGACGTACGACCCGCCGCCCACGGCGCTGCAGGGGCTGCTCGTCACCGGCGTGCAACGGCGCGGCAAGTGGCTCGACCTCGACGTCGACGGCCTGCACCTGGTGGTCCACCTGTCCCGCGCCGGGTGGTTGCGCTGGTCCGACGCCCTGCCGAAGGCCCCCCTGCGGCCCGGCGGGAAGAACCCCGTCGCCCTGCGCGTGCGGTTGGCGGCCGAGGACGACGAGGACCCGGACAGCCCACCCGGGTTCGACCTCACCGAGGCCGGCACCCGGAAGCGGCTCGCGGTCCACGTCGTCCGCGACGTCGCGCAGGTGCCCGGCATCGCCTCGCTCGGCCCGGACCCGCTCGACGACTCCTTCGACCTCGACGCGTTCCGCGCCCTCCTGGCCGGGTCGCGCCAGCAGGTCAAGGGGCTGCTGCGGGAGCAGTCGACGCTCGCCGGGGTCGGGAACGCCTACTCCGACGAGGTGCTGCACGTCGCGAAGCTCTCGCCCTTCGCGCCGGCCGGGAAGCTGCCCGAGGAGGACGTCCGGCGGCTGTTCCAGGCGCTGCGCACGACCCTCACCGACGCGGTGGCGGCGGCGAGCGGGAAACCGGCCGGGGAGCTGAAGGACGCCGAGCGCGCGAGGATGCGCGTGCACGGGCGGACGGGGCAGCAGTGCCCCGTCTGCGGGGACGTCGTGCGGGAGGTCTCGTTCGCGGACCGCTCGATGCAGTACTGCGCCACGTGCCAGACGGGCGGGAAACCCCTCGCCGACCGGCGGTTGTCGCGCCTGCTGAGGTGAACCGCCGGCGGGTGCGCCGCGTGAGGTCCGGGAGCACGAACCGGCCCCGCGGCGGAACCGACGTTCCGCCGCGGGGCCGGGTTCACCCCTGGATCACTGCACCAGGGCGGTGGCGGCGTCCACGGCCGCCTGCGGGACCGAGGGCGGGCCACCGAAGATCCAGCCCGTGCCCGAAGTGGTGTAGTTCGCCTTGTGGGCGACGAGGTACGCCGACGTGCTGTCGCCGAGGGAACCGTCGAACCCGGTGAACAGCAGCGGGACACCCTGGCTGCCGGCCACGGGCGCCGCCGAGAGGGCGTCGGCCGCGGTGCCGTCGGTGCCGCCCACGAGCGCCACGCTCTGGGTGTCGAAGTGCTCGTTCGCGATGGCGTCGTCGGCGATCTTCGCCGCCGTCTCCTGGCGGTTGGCCCCCGCCAGGCGTTCGGTGCCGCCGGCCTGGCCGTAGACGGCGTCCGAGACGGAGGCGGAACTGCCCAGGACGACCCGGTTCGTCGTGCCGAGCTCGTCGAGCGCGTCCTGCGTGGCCTCCGGCAGGGACCCCGCCTCGGTCAGCAGGATCGGGTAGTTCCGCGCCCAGGCGACGGGGCCGGCGGCCAGGGCGTCGGCCGTGCTGGTGCCGCTGGCGATGAACACCTGCTCCGGGGCGAGACCGGAGTCGTCGGCCTCGGCGACCAGGGCCGCGGTCTCGTACCGGTCGGCTCCCGCGAGGCGGTGCACGGTCTTGCCCGCCGCCTTCCAGGCGTCCTCCTGGGCCTGGGACACGCGGTTGGTGCCACCGACGATCCAGACGTCCTCGGCCCCGAGCCGCTGCAGTTCGGCGGCGGTGACCGCCGGGACGGAGTTCGTGTCGGTGTAGAGGATCGGGGCCGACTTCAGGCCCGCGAGGTAGGAGGCCGTCAGACCGTCGACGGTGGCGTACCCGTTGACGACCACCACGTCGGTGGCCGACCCGTCGACGGGTTCGAGCAGCTTGGACGCGGCGACGGCCGTGGCGAACCGGTCCGGGCCCGAGATGCGGTCGTCGAAGGCGAACCCGGCGGCCGCCTGCGCGGGCACCGCGCTCCCCAGGCCGACGAGCAGGGCGACACCGGCGGCGGTGACGAGGGACTTCTTCTTCATCGTGTTCTCCTGTGGTTCGCGGGGGTCAGCTGGTGGCGATCTCGCCGTTGAGGCCGGCGGGGTAGAACCCGCCCCTGGTGACCCCGGAACCCGGCGTCAGGTACACGATGTTGAGGACCTCCTGCGGGGTCCGGCTGAACGCGATGCTGTCCCCGTTCGTCGGGACGAGGTTCGCCCGTCCACCGGAACCGACCGTGATGCCCTGGTCCTTGTCCGCACCCGAGCCGTCGAGGGCGTCGCGGGCGTCGGAGATGAGGTTGGTGGGGGCGCTCAAGCCGTTCTCGTACAGCAGGGTCCGGACGATCCCGGAGTGGTACGCCTCGACGGCGAGGATCCCCGCCGCCGCCTCCAAGTAGGCGGGGGTCGAGATGAGCGGGGCCGCGCCCTTGTAGGCGGTGACGCCGACGTCCTCGAAGAGGAACGCGCCGAGCAGGAAGAACGCCTCGGAGGAGAACGGGTCGAACGTCTCCCCCTGCTCGATGACACCCGCTGCGACGGCCGCCGCGGTGAAGGAGTCCTGCAGGTTGATGGCCGGGCGGGAGACGGCGGCCGAGCCCAGAGCGGTGCGCAGGAACTTGACGTGGGCGATCTCGTCGTTGGCGATCTCCTCGGCGTAGTACCGCATCGCCTTGGACTTGAACGGCACGCGGTGCCCGCCGGTGACCCCGCCCTGGGTCCCCGTGCCGGTCGCCATGGCGTCGGCCAGACCGTGGCCGTAGGCGGCGTAGCAGTAGAACTCGGCTTCGAGGTACTCGAGGTTCAGGGCGAAGTTGAGGACGCTGCCCTCGCTGGGGGCGGCGGTGGCGGCCTCGGCGGACCCGGTCACGGCTGTCCCCACCAGACCGGCACCCACGGTGCCGGCGGACAGCAGACCCATGCCGCGCAGGAAGTTCCTGCGGTCGGCGGGGGTCTCGGAACTGCGGTTGATCATGTCGACGAGAAGAGACTTCTTGAACATGGGCAGCCTTCGGTGTCTGGGCGCCAGGTGTCGACGCCGGTGCTCGACGCGGCAACTGTCACGTCGTCGTGCTCGGACTCCCGGTGTTCGGAGCGGTGCTCCCCTTGGATGGGGCGTTTCTGTGGCTCCTGGGGCGAACGGGACCAGCCTGCCGTGACGATCACGTTTCGTCTACCCGTAGTGCGTTGGTGGTCACTCGGCGTCATGGCTCGGTGAGGCCGACGGGAGCCGGCGGAGCTGCCGCAGCACGGGCTCGCGCAGGACGACCGGCAGCCGCGCCAGCAGGACCACCCGGCGCGGGTGGGCGCGCAGCGCCTCGGCCAGCACGTCCGCGAGCACGTCCAGGTGCAGGGCGTCGGCGTAGACGACGCAGCCGCGTTCCCGGCCCGCCTCGTCGTCGAGCGCGAGGGCGTCCTGCACCAGCGTGAGCCACGGATCGGCGCTCGGCGGGAGCTCGTCGCCCCACAGGTCCCCGAGCAGACCCCGGATCCACAGGGCACGGCTGGCGGGGGGCCCGTCCGGCGACGACCGGTCGGGCCCGCGCGGACCCACCCGCACGACGCGCGTGGCCGTGGCGGCGTCGCGGGCCACGCGCGCCTGCTCACCGGCGTCGCGAACGGCGCGCGCCTGCTCACGGACCAGGCGTGCCCGTTCCCGCGCCCGCGCGGCCGCGGTGCGCGCCCCCACCCGCAGCCGGGGAGCCGGGTGTGCCCGGTCGCCGTCCTGGTCCTCGGACTGCTCGTCGATCTGGTGCGTCATGCCGATCCCGTGTCGTCCGCCACCGAGGTCGTCCGCCCCGGTGCGGTCGACGGCGTGACGCGGACCCGGGTGGACGACGAGGCCCTGCTTTGGACCGGGAGGTGCTACCTCGTCTCTACCGCCTCACCCCGTTCCCCGGCAAGCGCGGGCGCGTGCCCGCCGGGGTTCACTGGTAGGAGACGAAGACCGGCGGCGGTTCCAGGGCCGCCGTCTGCTGCGGGGTGAAGGTCGGGGTGTCCTCGTCGAGGAAGTTCTTCCACCCCCACAGCAGACCCGCCGGCCCCTGCCGCGTCAGCGCCCGGTAGGTGGCCTCCTTGTTGCCGGGGGTCCCGTGCCCGTCCGCGTGGACGACCGTGACGAGTTCGTCGTGCCCCACGTCCAGTTCCTCCCGGTCCCGGACCATCGACGTCCGGAACTGGTGCAGCAGGAACACCTTCTGCGGCAGCGTGCGGTCGCGGACGAAACCGGCCAGCCAGTCGGCGACCGCGTTGACCTCGGCCACGTCGACGGAACCGATCTGCTGCAGGGGCCGCTGGTCGGGGCCCAGGCGCCACTCGGGGTCCAGGGCCAGCCCGACGTGCGGGTAGCGCAGCAGCTGCTCGTAGCGCCGCGCCTGGGTGAGGAAGTCGCTGCGGCCGGACTGCAGGTCCAGCACCACCGCGACACCCTCGCGGCCGGCCCGGTCGACCCAGGGTTCGAGGTCGTCGGGGTCGAGTTCGGTGGAGTAGTCGCCGTCGGAGCCGGGCGACCCGGCCGCGACCGTGGTGATGATCTCCAGGGTGGGCACGGCGGGGAGCCCCCCCAGCCCGTCGTAGCGGGCCGCGAGCGCCCGTGCGCGGTCGAGCGTCTGCGGCAGCGACTGCTCCCCGAGGACGCCCAGGCTCGGGGTGCCCGGGGTGCCGTACAGGGCGACGGCGCGTCGCCCGGCCAGGGGCAGCTGCCCCCCGCCGGGGACGTGGATCCCGGTGGAGGCCACGGCCGTGCGGCTCGCGAACACCTCGGGGGGGCCGAAGGCGCTGCCCAGCCCGACGACGTGCCGGCCCGCCCCCGACCCGGTGCGCCCGGCGCCGGCGTGCAGGGCGTCGACGGTCGTGGCCCCGGCCCGGGGGTCGGCGCCCGGGACGGTGAGGACCTGCACTCCGAGCGCGCGGGCGGTGGCGGCGGCGGCCGCCTCCCAGCCGGCCCCGGTCACCAGGAGAGTGGTCCCGCCGTCCTCGCCCGGGTCCGGTGCCGCGACGGGGCCGGAGGTCTCGTGCGCCCGCACCGGCGGGTCGTCGGGACCGGTGAAGGTCTGCTCCGCCCACGTCGTGGCCCTCGCCCCGACGGTCAGGACCTCCCCGGCCCCGAGCCGGCGCACCTCCGCCGTCGTCGAGGGCGCGGGGAGGAGGAGCGGGACCCCATCGGTGGCGGCCAGGGCCGCGGCGAGGTCCAGGGTCGCGGGGTCCTCCTCGCCGATGACCACCGAGGGGCTGCTGGCGAGGAGGTGGGCGCTCAGCGCGGCGGCGGCGTCGGCGGGGGAGTCGACCGGGAGGACGGTCGTGGGCGTGTCCTGGGCCCGCAGGACCGCGCGGACGCGGCCGTCGCCGCCGTCCTCACCGCCCTCGGGCGGGGACGCCTGCTCGTCGTCGGAAGCGCCCGTGCAGGCGGCCAGGAGGGACAGGCCCGTGACGAGGGCGAGGCCGTGGGCGGTGCGGCGGCGGATCGGGATCCCCTCCTGCGGACGTCGTGGTCTGGTGCCCCACCGTCCCACGCGACCGGCGGCGGTGCGGCTGCGCCCCCGGGCGCGCGTCGGGACGTGTCCGTGGTCAGGTGCCCGGCCAGTCCCGCACCTCCACCGGGACGGCCGCCTCCGAGGCGTGCTCGAGCGCGCGCTGCAGGTGCCGCCTGCCCCCGGCGGTGCAGTCCACGACGCCGCCCAGGTCGAGGACCAGCGGCGAGGGCCCGGGGTCCGCGCGCTGCGGCAGGGTGCCGTCGAGCACCCCGACCACGAGGTCACCGGTGGTCGCCGTGAGCCGGCCGGTGACCCGGATGACGGCCCGGTCCCCGTCGGACCGCACGTCCAGGGACAGCCACTCCTCGGCCGCCCCGGGCACCGGGCTCACGCGTCCGCGGGGCCGAGCGGGGGGACGCTCACTTGACGGCCCCCGCGGTCAGGCCCTGCACCAGGTAGCGCTGCAGGAGCAGGAAGCCGACGACGACCGGGATGCTGACGACGAGCGAGGCGGCCATCACCTCGTTCCAGTAGACGTTGACCTGCGTCGAGTACTCCCGCAGTCCGACCGCCAGCGTCCGCGACTGCGCGGTCGTCATGACGGAGGCGAAGAGGGTCTCGCCCCAGGCGGTCATGAAGCTGTAGATGCTCACCGCGGCGATGCCGGGAGCCGCGCTCGGCAGGACGACGCGGACGAGCGCCCCGACCGGTCCGGACCCGTCCACGAGGGCGGCCTCGTCGAGCTGGCGCGGGATCGAGTCGAAGTAGCCGACGAGCATCCAGATCGCGAACGGCAGCGAGAACGTCAGGTAGGTGATGACCAGCCCCAGCCGGCTGCCCTGCAGGGCGAAACCCGTCGCCTGCCCGATGTTGACGAAGATGAGGAACAGCGGCAGCAGGAACAGGATGCCGGGGAACATCTGGGTCGACAGCACCGTCACGCGGAAGAGACCCCGCCCGCGGAACCGGTAGCGGCTGATCGCGTAGGCCGCGGAGATCGCCAGCAGCACCGAGCAGAGCGTGGCGAGCAGGGACACCACGAGGCTGTTGACGAAGTACCGGCCCAGCGGGACGGTCGACCACATGTCGATGAAGGGCTGGACCGTGACGGTCGTCGGGATCCAGGTGAACCGGCCCTGGACGTCGCCCAGGGGTTTGACGCTGCTGACGACCATCACGTAGAGCGGGGCCAGCACGAACAGGGTCAGCAGCACCAGGCCGACGACCCGCAGGACCCGGAAGGAGACGGGTTCACGCATCGCGCACCCTCCTGTTCGTGAGCGGCAGGTAGACGGCGGTGATGACCAGGAGGACCAGCAGGAGCAGGACGCTCATGGCCGATCCGACACCGAAGTTCCAGGTGATGAACGACGACTGGTAGACGTGGATGGACAGCAGGTCCGCCGAACGCGGGACCGACTGGCCGAACAGGATGTACGGCACGTTGAAGTCGTTGAACGTCCAGAGGAACAGGACGAGCAGCAGCACCTGGTTGACCGGGGCCAGCATCGGCAGGGTCAGGCTGCGGAACTGCCGCCACAACCCGGCGCCGTCGACCGACGCGGCCTCGTAGACGTCGTCCGGCACCGACTGCAGGCCGGCGGTCAGGGTGAGGAAGGCGAAGGGCCACAACCGCCAGACCGCCACCACCACGGTCGACCAGAAGGCCTGGTCACCCAGGAGCCAGAAGGTGTCGCCCTCGCCGATCCCGAGCTGGGCCAGCAGGGTGTTCACCATGCCGTTGTCGCGGCCCAGCATGAACTTCCACACGATGACCCCGGCGTAGACCGGGATCGCGTAGGGGATGAGGAACAGGGTCCGGATGAGCCCGCGGCCCCGGAAGGGCCGCTGCAGCATGACGGCGGCGAACATGCCCATCGTCCAGGACACGGCCAGCACCGCCAGGGTGAAGGCGAAGGTCACGACGAAGGAGTTGAGCAGCGCCTCGCCCACGGCACCGTCGAAGTTCAGCGCGACGCGGTAGTTGTCCAGCCCGGCGCTGGGGGCGTCCAGCCAGCGGCGGATGAAGAACTGGTTCAGCTGCAGTCCGCTGATCCAGATGCCGGTGAGCATCGGGACGATGTGCACCAGCAGCTCGAACACCAGTGCGGGCAGCAGCAGCAGGTAGGGCAGCCAGCGGGGGGCCACGGACCGGTGCCGCCGTGGGCGGTCGCCGCCGCCGGCCGTGTTCAGCCCGGCCCGGGAGGTGGTGGTCGACACGGTGCCTCAGATCCCGGCCATCTGCTGCTGGGCCTGGCGCAGGGCGCCGGCCACGTCGGCGTCACCCACCGTCTGGCCCGTGGCGATCCGCCCGAACAGGTCACGCATCGCCTGACCGACGGTGGTCTCGAACTGGCTCTCGTTCGGGATCATCGGCAGCGGGGCCGCG
This is a stretch of genomic DNA from Kineococcus mangrovi. It encodes these proteins:
- a CDS encoding MFS transporter, which codes for MSIPPPGPAPAVVPRRTVVLLLAGLLLVACAMRSPITGVGSVLPLVSDDLGLSAAAAGALTSLPLVAFAASSLVVPKVAARLGARTTLVLAMFLLTAGSALRWVPGVAPLFAGTALLGIAIAVANVLMPALVRAEFPGRTALLTSGYVVLMQVVGSLASGVSVPVSQTVAGGWRTALVVWAAPALLAALLWLPLVRGRRGAGAVQAHARTPWRSPLAWAVTAFMGTQSMLFYVLLSWLATIARDRSGLDATASGVLLSELQVVGVVGSLLVPAIAGRSVHRTRWVAVAATLCSATGILLLLLAPAAAVAAVGLVGLGGGGSVVLALAAISARAADAPTAAALSGMAQAVGYLAAAVGPVAFGALHSATGDWTVPLAALVAVALVQLVPAWTAHRDATV
- a CDS encoding cell wall-binding repeat-containing protein: MKKKSLVTAAGVALLVGLGSAVPAQAAAGFAFDDRISGPDRFATAVAASKLLEPVDGSATDVVVVNGYATVDGLTASYLAGLKSAPILYTDTNSVPAVTAAELQRLGAEDVWIVGGTNRVSQAQEDAWKAAGKTVHRLAGADRYETAALVAEADDSGLAPEQVFIASGTSTADALAAGPVAWARNYPILLTEAGSLPEATQDALDELGTTNRVVLGSSASVSDAVYGQAGGTERLAGANRQETAAKIADDAIANEHFDTQSVALVGGTDGTAADALSAAPVAGSQGVPLLFTGFDGSLGDSTSAYLVAHKANYTTSGTGWIFGGPPSVPQAAVDAATALVQ
- a CDS encoding TMEM165/GDT1 family protein — encoded protein: MDLAVLAASFLPILLLELPDKTFVATLVLATRFKPLTAWVGVGLAFAVQSLIAVVAGRLLAQLPERPVAAVAAVLFAVGAVTLFRGAAKAEQAGREARGEYEAKVGGGRSGRRGVLTCFGVVFLAEWGDLSQLFTAGLAARYDDPVSVFAGSWAALLVVAGLAAALGGTIVRRLSVAAVSRVGGVVCAVLAVLTVLEVAGVQLPV
- a CDS encoding carbohydrate ABC transporter permease, whose translation is MREPVSFRVLRVVGLVLLTLFVLAPLYVMVVSSVKPLGDVQGRFTWIPTTVTVQPFIDMWSTVPLGRYFVNSLVVSLLATLCSVLLAISAAYAISRYRFRGRGLFRVTVLSTQMFPGILFLLPLFLIFVNIGQATGFALQGSRLGLVITYLTFSLPFAIWMLVGYFDSIPRQLDEAALVDGSGPVGALVRVVLPSAAPGIAAVSIYSFMTAWGETLFASVMTTAQSRTLAVGLREYSTQVNVYWNEVMAASLVVSIPVVVGFLLLQRYLVQGLTAGAVK
- a CDS encoding carbohydrate ABC transporter permease yields the protein MSTTTSRAGLNTAGGGDRPRRHRSVAPRWLPYLLLLPALVFELLVHIVPMLTGIWISGLQLNQFFIRRWLDAPSAGLDNYRVALNFDGAVGEALLNSFVVTFAFTLAVLAVSWTMGMFAAVMLQRPFRGRGLIRTLFLIPYAIPVYAGVIVWKFMLGRDNGMVNTLLAQLGIGEGDTFWLLGDQAFWSTVVVAVWRLWPFAFLTLTAGLQSVPDDVYEAASVDGAGLWRQFRSLTLPMLAPVNQVLLLVLFLWTFNDFNVPYILFGQSVPRSADLLSIHVYQSSFITWNFGVGSAMSVLLLLVLLVITAVYLPLTNRRVRDA
- a CDS encoding ferritin-like domain-containing protein; translated protein: MFKKSLLVDMINRSSETPADRRNFLRGMGLLSAGTVGAGLVGTAVTGSAEAATAAPSEGSVLNFALNLEYLEAEFYCYAAYGHGLADAMATGTGTQGGVTGGHRVPFKSKAMRYYAEEIANDEIAHVKFLRTALGSAAVSRPAINLQDSFTAAAVAAGVIEQGETFDPFSSEAFFLLGAFLFEDVGVTAYKGAAPLISTPAYLEAAAGILAVEAYHSGIVRTLLYENGLSAPTNLISDARDALDGSGADKDQGITVGSGGRANLVPTNGDSIAFSRTPQEVLNIVYLTPGSGVTRGGFYPAGLNGEIATS
- a CDS encoding ATP-binding protein, producing MVLPPSRRSVSVARWLISEWCAPWVASSELGEDTVEAALLLASEVVTNAVVHGDGMVQLAVRRVDGTSLRVEVSDDGGGMPLIGAQRTDAESGRGMAMVEMLSTRWGTDLAVGPLGKTVWFELTDESVQH
- a CDS encoding Fpg/Nei family DNA glycosylase → MPELPEVEALAAFLRERTAGRVVAGVEVGAVSVLKTYDPPPTALQGLLVTGVQRRGKWLDLDVDGLHLVVHLSRAGWLRWSDALPKAPLRPGGKNPVALRVRLAAEDDEDPDSPPGFDLTEAGTRKRLAVHVVRDVAQVPGIASLGPDPLDDSFDLDAFRALLAGSRQQVKGLLREQSTLAGVGNAYSDEVLHVAKLSPFAPAGKLPEEDVRRLFQALRTTLTDAVAAASGKPAGELKDAERARMRVHGRTGQQCPVCGDVVREVSFADRSMQYCATCQTGGKPLADRRLSRLLR
- the trpS gene encoding tryptophan--tRNA ligase, with translation PLENARRRSADLLAEVHADPGRFRVVTGDRPTGPLHLGHLLGTLVNRVALQRDGVEVFVVIADHQVTTDRDDPGDVRGAVRDLLLDNLAAGLEPGPAERGGAAVFVHSAVPALHQVFVLLLGLVTEAELRRNPTVKAEAAAARARPGGHRAVSGLLLTYPVHQAADVLSCRGTLVPVGQDQLPHLEIARTVARRCNERFGGGGPVLVEPEPLLSPVPLLAGTDGRKMSKSAGNSIALRASEDETARLVRSARTDAERRITFEPDRRPEVAALLVTAAACSGATPEAVAEEVGDGGAVRLKAVVTEAVNEHLRPLRRRRRELEGADDHLRSVLAAGAERANEAAGGTVARVLEAMGLGV